In Plectropomus leopardus isolate mb chromosome 20, YSFRI_Pleo_2.0, whole genome shotgun sequence, one DNA window encodes the following:
- the LOC121959938 gene encoding cyclin-dependent kinase 2-associated protein 1-like isoform X2 produces METKDAPPQTKTVGSLQSPSAANLATLQSYRPLLSDYGPPSLGFSQGSTGSQVPQNKYAELLAIIEELGKEIRPTYAGSKSAMERLKRGIIHARGLVRECLAETERNARS; encoded by the exons ATGGAAACAAAGGATGCGCCCCCACAGACAAAGACAG TTGGAAGCCTCCAGTCTCCCTCAGCGGCTAATCTGGCCACGTTGCAGTCCTACAGACCCCTCCTGAGCGACTATGGACCTCCATCTCTGGGATTCTCACAG GGCTCCACTGGCAGCCAAGTGCCTCAGAACAAATATGCAGAGCTGCTGGCCATCATCGAAGAGCTCGGGAAGGAGATCAGGCCCACATACGCAGGAAGTAAGAGCGCGATGGAGAGACTGAAAAGAg GAATAATCCATGCCAGAGGGCTGGTGCGTGAATGCTTGGCTGAGACGGAGAGAAACGCGAGGTCCTAG
- the LOC121960139 gene encoding protein strawberry notch homolog 1-like, whose product MDPGQDLLLAALSESGICPNDIGLFDVDSQDVAQPSTTQQSISISALDVGAGTESVEVVRPEPPAPVPIVTIRHKPQPSTTTFVLNQLNQLPSLGAAVTKQSVTNPIKHTITVTKVVHVANSALRGSSTPSSTSIPPSASTVVPSNRDQQIQLKDLLRPGNVKSTGLKGNSLMELMKLKPPPNIAPPVATATATGEMNNGIKKEVLGKDAARNWINDDIKVQTFSHSLKIPGMKEEDEPEEEEEEELGHAETYAEYMPMKLKIGLRHPDPVVETSSLSSVNPPDVWYRLSIPEEVIDRGCLSALQLEAITYAAQQHETFLPSGDRAAYLIGDGAGVGKGRTIAGIIYENYLLGRKRSLWFSVSNDLKYDAERDLRDIGAKNIQVHSLNKFKYGKISSKHNGSVKKGVIFATYSSLIGESQSGGKYKTRFQQLLHWCGEDFDGVIVYDECHKAKNVCPIGSSKPTKTGLAVLELQNKLPNARVVYASATGASEPRNMAYMNRLGIWGHKTPFREFGNFIQAVERRGVGAMEIVAMDMKLRGMYIARQLSFTGVTFKIEEVPLTQQYIHMYNKSVRLWVKAREKFQQAANLMDAEQRMKKSMWGQFWSAHQRFFKYLCIASKVRRVVQLAREEVQNGKCVVIGLQSTGEARTLEALEEGGGELNDFVSTAKGVLQSLIEKHFPAPDRQKLYSLLGIDLSAKKTPSPTETAAKPEQKGKKRKDHGSVRKEQKKGKERRRKKEEGEYRSRPIKVAFVSLWACGSTRPTFTAPVIPPSTLPQMTVEKVVWSVTVRRQHQTYESRSELDVPRGNPQSHREAEVHGWLREGWVCGEVRGDVVGGESDACDWADQNGPEYMVILCSDFQMRNNKKTAILVKEVNTKKRLFLVYRPNTGRQLKLETYADIKKKFKKVLSEDAKQHWTDQYKLSAKICSHAYWRGNCKKAAVGLQCEVGLRCRTYYVLCGSVLSVWNELEEVLTPVSGTNVKVQIVRLRTEDGQRIVGLIIPANCVSPLCNKLSTSDQCQQLAVQELQKLQQLHPQSLSHAPNT is encoded by the exons ATGGATCCTGGACAGGATTTACTCCTCGCTGCCCTGAGTGAGAGTGGCATTTGCCCAAATGATATCGGACTATTTGATGTTGATTCTCAGGATGTTGCACAGCCCTCTACAACCCAGCAA TCTATCTCCATCAGTGCCCTGGATGTTGGCGCGGGGACAGAGTCAGTGGAAGTTGTTCGACCTGAGCCTCCAGCTCCAGTCCCTATCGTTACCATCAGG CACAAACCTCAGCCATCAACCACCACGTTTGTCTTAAATCAGCTGAATCAGTTGCCGTCGCTCGGAGCTGCTGTGACCAAACAATCAGTTACAAACCCGATCAAACACACCATCACCGTCACCAAAGTGGTCCATGTTGCAAATTCAGCCCTGCGAGGATCTTCGACCCCCTCCTCCACAAGTATTCCTCCTTCGGCGTCCACAGTAGTGCCTTCTAACAGAGATCAG cagattCAGTTGAAAGACCTCCTTCGGCCCGGCAATGTGAAGAGCACCGGACTGAAGGGCAACAGTCTGATGGAGCTCATGAAGCTGAAGCCTCCACCTAACATTGCACCGCCAGTAGCAACAGCAACAGccacag GTGAAATGAACAATGGGATCAAGAAGGAAGTTCTGGGTAAAGATGCTGCCAGAAACTGGATTAATGACGACATTAAAGTGCAAACCTTCTCACACTCTCTG AAAATCCCCGGGATGAAGGAGGAGGATgagcctgaggaggaggaggaagaagagctGGGCCATGCTGAGACTTATGCAGAGTACATGCCAATGAAAT TGAAGATCGGTCTGCGGCACCCTGATCCCGTGGTGGAGACCAGCTCCCTGTCCAGTGTCAACCCTCCAGATGTGTGGTACAGACTGTCGATCCCAGAAGAAGTCATTGATCGCGGCTGCCTGTCGGCTCTGCAGCTGGAGGCCATAACATACGCAGCTCAG CAACATGAGACATTCCTCCCCAGCGGTGATCGGGCTGCTTATTTGATCGGAGATGGAGCCGGTGTGGGAAAAGGCCGGACCATCGCAGGGATCATCTATGAAAATTACCTTTTAGGCAGGAAGAGATCACTTTG GTTCAGTGTCTCAAACGACTTGAAGTACGATGCTGAGAGGGATTTAAGGGACATTGGAGCCAAAAACATCCAGGTTCACTCACTCAACAAG ttcaAATACGGGAAAATCTCCTCTAAACACAATGGGAGTGTGAAGAAGGGTGTGATTTTTGCCACCTACTCTTCGTTGATCGGAGAAAGTCAGTCAGGAGGAAAGTACAAGACCAGATTTCAGCAGCTCCTCCACTGGTGTGGGGAGGACTTTGACGGCGTC ATCGTGTATGACGAGTGTCACAAAGCCAAAAACGTTTGTCCAATCGGATCATCCAAACCTACAAAAACTGGGCTTGCAGTGTTGGAACTGCAGAACAAACTCCCCAACGCTCGGGTCGTGTATGCAAGTGCTACAG gTGCCTCTGAACCGCGAAATATGGCCTATATGAATCGTCTGGGCATCTGGGGTCATAAAACACCGTTCAGAGAATTTGGCAACTTTATCCAAGCTGTTGAACGCAG AGGTGTTGGTGCCATGGAGATTGTAGCTATGGACATGAAACTGAGGGGGATGTACATCGCGAGGCAGTTGAGTTTTACAGGTGTGACTTTTAAGATCGAGGAGGTTCCACTGACGCAGCAATACATCCACATGTACAACAAATCTGTGAGGCTG TGGGTGAAAGCACGTGAGAAGTTCCAGCAGGCGGCGAACCTGATGGATGCAGAGCAACGCATGAAGAAGTCCATGTGGGGGCAGTTCTGGTCGGCTCATCAGAGGTTCTTCAAATACCTCTGCATCGCCTCCAAAGTCCGCAGAGTGGTGCAGCTCGCCAGGGAGGAGGTCCAGAACGGAAAG TGCGTAGTGATCGGTCTTCAGTCCACCGGAGAAGCCAGAACGCTCGAGGCCttggaggaaggaggaggagagctcaACGACTTTGTGTCAACTGCAAA GGGTGTGCTGCAGTCCTTGATTGAGAAGCACTTTCCAGCTCCTGACAGACAGAAGCTTTACAGCCTGCTGGGTATCGACCTCTCCGCTAAGAAGACGCCTTCGCCCACTGAAACGGCGGCAAAGCCAGAACAGAAgggcaagaaaagaaaag ATCATGGCTCAGTCAGAAAGgaacaaaagaaaggaaaagagagaagaagaaaaaaagaagaaggagagtATCGATCCAGACCCATCAAAGTTGCCTTTGTTAGCCTCTGGGCCTGTGGCTCCACCAGGCCCACCTTCACTGCCCCTGTTATCCCCCCCAGCACACTGCCACAG ATGACCGTCGAGAAGGTCGTGTGGTCAGTAACGGTACGACGGCAGCATCAGACGTATGAATCTCGCTCTGAGCTGGACGTTCCCCGTGGAAATCCTCAATCTCACAGAGAAGCAGAGGTTCATGGATGGTTAAGAGAAGg GTGGGTGTGTGGAGAGGTGCGTGGGGATGTCGTGGGAGGGGAAAGCGACGCATGCGATTGGGCGGATCAGAACGGACCAGAGTATATGGTTATTCTATGTTCAG attttcagatgaggAACAACAAGAAAACCGCCATCCTGGTCAAAGAGGTGAACACCAAGAAGAGGCTCTTCCTGGTTTACAGGCCGAACACGGGCAGACAGCTCAAACTGGAGACGTACGCAGACATCAAGAAGAAgtttaaaaag gtTTTGTCAGAAGACGCCAAGCAGCACTGGACGGACCAGTACAAGCTGTCAGCAAAGATCTGCTCTCACGCATATTG GCGGGGTAACTGTAAGAAAGCGGCGGTGGGTCTTCAGTGCGAAGTCGGTCTTCGGTGTCGGACGTACTACGTGCTGTGCGGCTCGGTGCTCAGCGTGTGGAACGAGCTGGAGGAAGTGCTCACCCCCGTCAGTGGAACCAACGTGAAGGTGCAGATCGTCCGCCTCAGAACGGAGGATGGACAGAGGATAGTTG GACTGATCATTCCAGCGAACTGCGTGTCTCCATTATGTAACAAGCTGTCCACGTCGGACCAGTGCCAGCAGCTCGCCGTGCAGGAGCTgcagaagctgcagcagctccacccCCAAAGTCTCAGCCACGCGCCCAACACATAG
- the LOC121959938 gene encoding cyclin-dependent kinase 2-associated protein 1-like isoform X1, with protein MSLGMSYKPNVHQHIPGTSGNQVGSLQSPSAANLATLQSYRPLLSDYGPPSLGFSQGSTGSQVPQNKYAELLAIIEELGKEIRPTYAGSKSAMERLKRGIIHARGLVRECLAETERNARS; from the exons ATGTCTTTGGGAATGTCTTATAAACCCAATGTCCATCAGCACATTCCGGGAACTTCTGGGAACCAGG TTGGAAGCCTCCAGTCTCCCTCAGCGGCTAATCTGGCCACGTTGCAGTCCTACAGACCCCTCCTGAGCGACTATGGACCTCCATCTCTGGGATTCTCACAG GGCTCCACTGGCAGCCAAGTGCCTCAGAACAAATATGCAGAGCTGCTGGCCATCATCGAAGAGCTCGGGAAGGAGATCAGGCCCACATACGCAGGAAGTAAGAGCGCGATGGAGAGACTGAAAAGAg GAATAATCCATGCCAGAGGGCTGGTGCGTGAATGCTTGGCTGAGACGGAGAGAAACGCGAGGTCCTAG